From the Thermoanaerobaculia bacterium genome, one window contains:
- a CDS encoding serine/threonine protein kinase produces MSFVGRQIGSIRIERPIGEGGMGEVYLGYDEKLQRRVAVKTLRSSQLLDREGKARFLREARLLSKLGHPSICQIHDLIEEEGADYLVLEYVEGQTLRQLMRQRPSFERLLAISRQIADGLQAAHHAKVIHRDLKAENVMVAQGDRVRILDFGIARVAESDFLHRSSPGETDADDPSAAYLRNAEAQRDDATLALPEFQTRFGTIVGTLQYMSPEQALGRSVSTASDLFSFGILLQELFTGRPAYADAPLADLLKAVQRGRTELVTGLDPELARLIEEAKSFEPSARPTAAEAAQRLAGLIDKPARLARRRRWIAAGATGVASLIVGLVVVSFLAFEARRARREAERRQGQAEDLIGFMLEDLRPKLEKVGRLDLLDAVGDRALEHFEAVPESELSPLELERRIEALRQVAEVRFAQGALEPARQVAGRALALARILASDHPQAAHEKARALAATMVAAIWNDLDSPERAYESFAEALSAARLAVELAPDEPQFERLLAATLSDTGVGLKALGRPDEAIARFVEGESHLRRLLAAHAAAADTAAESATVSELATTLAWLSSALEESGRLSEATAARRENLLLLERLARENDDPVAHNDLATARDFLARLLLSMGQPEEAAVQQRLALQTFVRLAGLDPQNSDWARSAAVAHLNLGWILADVGDPTGAIAELEQGRLGLEELRRLDPAHRTWNRMLAVTHFRLGVVALTAGEIGRARRENERSLALLDELARERPDDETIVARLGESLTGAAAIAELDGRSAEAAVLRRRAATLLVEFSGPDSNPGFQAAYAMLLLADRRAGEARAIIERLRAIGYRPRRIEAACERAGI; encoded by the coding sequence ATGTCGTTCGTCGGTCGCCAGATCGGCAGCATCCGGATCGAGCGCCCGATCGGAGAGGGCGGCATGGGCGAGGTCTATCTCGGCTACGACGAGAAGCTCCAGCGCCGCGTCGCCGTCAAGACGCTGCGCTCGAGCCAGCTTCTCGATCGCGAAGGCAAGGCCCGGTTCCTGCGCGAGGCCCGCCTGCTCTCGAAGCTCGGTCATCCGTCGATCTGCCAGATCCACGACCTGATCGAAGAGGAGGGCGCGGACTACCTCGTTCTCGAATACGTGGAGGGCCAGACCCTTCGCCAACTGATGCGTCAGCGACCCTCCTTCGAGCGTCTGCTGGCCATCTCCCGACAGATTGCCGATGGCCTTCAGGCGGCGCATCACGCGAAGGTGATCCATCGCGACCTCAAGGCCGAGAACGTCATGGTGGCCCAGGGCGACCGGGTCCGGATTCTCGACTTCGGCATCGCCCGGGTGGCCGAGTCCGACTTCCTCCACCGGAGCTCGCCGGGAGAGACCGACGCGGACGACCCGTCGGCCGCCTATCTCCGCAATGCCGAAGCCCAGCGCGACGACGCGACGCTCGCCCTGCCCGAGTTTCAGACCCGCTTCGGCACCATCGTCGGAACGCTGCAGTACATGAGCCCCGAGCAGGCGCTGGGACGGTCGGTCTCCACGGCGAGCGACCTGTTCTCGTTCGGCATCCTGCTCCAGGAGCTCTTCACCGGCCGACCCGCCTATGCAGACGCCCCCCTCGCCGATCTCCTGAAGGCCGTGCAGCGCGGGCGTACGGAGCTCGTGACCGGACTCGACCCCGAGTTGGCGCGGCTGATCGAAGAGGCCAAGAGCTTCGAGCCCAGCGCCCGCCCCACCGCCGCAGAGGCCGCCCAGCGCCTCGCCGGGCTGATCGACAAGCCGGCACGTCTGGCGCGCCGGCGGCGGTGGATCGCAGCCGGCGCCACGGGCGTCGCGAGCCTGATCGTCGGGCTGGTGGTGGTCTCTTTTCTCGCCTTCGAGGCGCGCCGGGCGAGGCGCGAAGCCGAGCGCCGTCAGGGGCAGGCCGAGGATCTCATCGGATTCATGCTCGAAGATCTCCGTCCGAAACTGGAGAAGGTCGGAAGACTCGACCTCCTCGATGCCGTCGGGGATCGAGCCCTGGAGCATTTCGAGGCCGTGCCCGAGAGTGAGCTCTCGCCCCTCGAGCTCGAGCGACGCATCGAAGCGCTGCGGCAGGTCGCCGAAGTGCGCTTCGCCCAGGGTGCGCTCGAGCCGGCCCGCCAGGTCGCCGGGCGCGCCCTCGCGCTCGCGAGGATTCTCGCCAGCGACCACCCGCAGGCCGCGCACGAAAAGGCGCGGGCGCTCGCAGCGACGATGGTCGCAGCCATCTGGAACGATCTCGACTCCCCGGAAAGGGCCTACGAGTCCTTCGCGGAGGCCCTGTCCGCAGCGCGGCTCGCGGTGGAGCTCGCTCCCGACGAGCCGCAGTTCGAGCGTCTCCTCGCTGCCACTCTGAGCGACACCGGCGTCGGACTCAAAGCGCTGGGCCGACCGGACGAAGCGATCGCGCGCTTCGTCGAGGGCGAGAGCCATCTGCGGCGCCTGCTCGCGGCACACGCGGCTGCGGCCGACACCGCCGCCGAGTCGGCGACGGTCTCGGAGCTCGCGACGACGCTCGCCTGGTTGAGCTCGGCGCTCGAGGAGTCGGGGCGGCTGTCGGAAGCGACCGCGGCGCGGCGCGAGAATCTCCTCCTGCTCGAGCGGCTGGCGCGAGAGAACGACGATCCCGTGGCCCACAACGACCTTGCCACGGCGCGCGACTTCCTGGCCCGCCTTCTGCTCTCGATGGGCCAACCGGAGGAGGCCGCCGTGCAGCAGCGGCTCGCATTGCAGACCTTCGTTCGACTGGCCGGGCTCGACCCGCAGAACAGCGACTGGGCCCGCAGCGCCGCCGTGGCTCACCTCAATCTCGGCTGGATCCTGGCCGACGTCGGCGACCCGACCGGCGCGATCGCCGAGCTCGAACAGGGTCGCCTCGGTCTCGAAGAGCTCCGCCGTCTCGACCCCGCGCACCGCACGTGGAACCGGATGCTCGCGGTCACGCACTTCCGCCTGGGCGTCGTCGCGCTCACCGCAGGAGAGATCGGCCGGGCGCGACGGGAGAACGAGCGCTCTCTCGCCCTGCTCGATGAGCTGGCTCGCGAGAGGCCGGACGACGAGACGATCGTCGCGCGGCTCGGCGAGTCCCTCACCGGTGCGGCCGCGATCGCCGAGCTCGACGGGCGCAGCGCCGAGGCGGCAGTGTTGCGTCGGCGCGCCGCAACGCTGCTCGTCGAGTTCTCCGGCCCGGACTCCAATCCGGGGTTCCAGGCAGCGTACGCGATGCTCCTCCTCGCCGACCGGCGCGCCGGGGAGGCCCGCGCGATCATCGAGCGCTTGCGCGCGATCGGCTACCGGCCGCGGCGGATCGAGGCCGCCTGCGAGCGCGCGGGCATCTGA
- a CDS encoding malate dehydrogenase: MKKAQHVAVTGAAGNIGYALLFRIAAGDLFGPDQPVVLHLIEIAPALPALEGVAMELRDCAFPLLDGIVATADIEEGFSDVDAAFLVGARPRGPGMERKDLLSANGAIFGPQGKAIAARAARDVRVLVVGNPANTNCLIAASNAHGLDRRQFHAMTRLDHNRALSQLGEKCGAHVNDIRRMTIWGNHSSTQYPDLANCTVGGKPALGLVEESWYRETFIPTVQQRGAAIIKARGASSAASAASSALDHMRDWVRGSAAGDWVSMAVPSDGSYGIPEGVVYSYPCVCKGGDYEIVQGLAIDEWSRGKMDASDRELREERQAVEELLG; this comes from the coding sequence ATGAAAAAAGCCCAACATGTAGCCGTCACCGGCGCCGCCGGGAACATCGGATACGCGCTCCTCTTCCGCATCGCCGCGGGCGATCTCTTCGGACCGGACCAGCCGGTCGTCCTGCACCTCATCGAGATCGCGCCGGCCCTGCCGGCGCTCGAGGGGGTGGCGATGGAGCTCCGCGACTGCGCCTTCCCGTTGCTCGACGGGATCGTCGCCACGGCGGACATCGAAGAGGGCTTCAGCGACGTCGACGCCGCTTTCCTGGTCGGCGCGCGGCCGCGCGGTCCGGGGATGGAGAGGAAGGACCTGCTCTCCGCCAACGGCGCCATCTTCGGGCCGCAGGGCAAGGCCATCGCCGCACGCGCCGCGCGCGATGTGCGCGTGCTGGTGGTCGGGAATCCGGCCAACACGAACTGCCTGATCGCGGCCTCGAACGCCCACGGTCTCGATCGCCGGCAGTTCCATGCCATGACGCGCCTCGACCACAACCGGGCGCTGTCGCAGCTCGGCGAGAAGTGCGGCGCGCATGTCAACGACATCCGCCGGATGACGATCTGGGGCAACCACTCCTCGACCCAGTACCCCGACCTCGCAAATTGCACCGTGGGCGGGAAGCCGGCGCTCGGGCTGGTCGAAGAGAGCTGGTATCGCGAGACCTTCATCCCGACCGTGCAGCAGCGCGGGGCCGCGATCATCAAGGCGCGCGGCGCCTCCTCGGCGGCCTCCGCCGCCTCGTCGGCGCTCGACCACATGCGCGACTGGGTGCGCGGCAGCGCGGCCGGCGACTGGGTGTCGATGGCGGTGCCGTCGGACGGCAGCTACGGCATCCCGGAAGGAGTCGTCTACTCCTACCCCTGCGTCTGTAAGGGCGGCGACTACGAGATCGTGCAGGGCCTGGCGATCGACGAGTGGAGTCGCGGCAAAATGGACGCCAGCGATCGCGAGCTGCGCGAGGAGCGCCAGGCGGTCGAGGAGCTGCTCGGCTGA
- a CDS encoding sensor domain-containing protein, with amino-acid sequence MNSATRQLSWTDFFTVAVRPRTYGSLLYLWLGFPLGLAYFVGLTVGISAGVPLTIIWIGLLVLLVTFLAAWGAAGLERQLAIHLLGAHVPERVTHPASDRLLPRLGALLSSAALWKGMAFLFFKFPIALATWVVSLVSLVVPLAFVLVPVAWLVNPEEIHIGIGLWQPESFLGTLPFGIAGVLGLLVALHLQNGMGWFWARLAEWMLGSGAPSAPSALGAPGGEVLEVPVQQPAGVPTPAA; translated from the coding sequence ATGAACAGCGCGACCCGGCAGCTCTCCTGGACCGATTTCTTCACCGTCGCGGTGCGGCCGCGGACTTACGGCAGCCTCCTCTACCTCTGGCTCGGGTTCCCGCTCGGCCTCGCCTATTTCGTCGGGTTGACGGTCGGAATCTCGGCCGGGGTGCCGCTCACGATCATCTGGATCGGTCTCTTGGTGCTTCTCGTCACCTTCCTGGCCGCCTGGGGTGCCGCTGGCCTCGAGCGGCAGCTCGCGATCCACCTGCTCGGCGCCCACGTACCGGAGCGGGTGACCCACCCGGCCTCGGACCGGCTGCTCCCCCGGCTCGGCGCTCTGCTCTCTTCTGCGGCGCTCTGGAAGGGGATGGCCTTCCTGTTTTTCAAGTTCCCCATCGCGCTCGCCACCTGGGTCGTCTCGCTGGTGTCACTCGTCGTGCCGCTGGCGTTCGTGCTCGTGCCCGTAGCCTGGCTGGTGAACCCGGAGGAGATCCATATCGGGATCGGCCTCTGGCAGCCGGAGAGCTTCCTCGGCACCCTGCCGTTCGGCATTGCCGGGGTGCTTGGCCTCCTCGTCGCCCTCCATCTGCAGAACGGCATGGGCTGGTTCTGGGCCCGCCTCGCGGAGTGGATGCTCGGGTCGGGCGCTCCGAGCGCGCCGAGCGCGCTCGGAGCGCCCGGGGGCGAGGTCCTGGAGGTGCCGGTCCAGCAGCCGGCAGGGGTGCCGACGCCGGCCGCCTGA